Proteins co-encoded in one Burkholderia ambifaria AMMD genomic window:
- a CDS encoding GntR family transcriptional regulator, which translates to MQVMNEPDSHASGTAGPEAIAERIRTAILEHRLAPGAKLTEAQLCDVFSVKRGTIRQALALLAADKLVDLEPNRGAFVASPTLQDVHEVFEMRRIIELAVVERLATGPGAKRLKGVAALIDKERKAFERHDFAAWIRLSGEFHTALAALTGNATLCECLDGLVARSTLMSALYESHGRSPCSCDDHDEILSALEAGDPKRAVTLMAHHLQHVELKMLDRPAQGQVDLREVFGGA; encoded by the coding sequence ATGCAGGTCATGAACGAGCCCGATTCCCATGCGTCCGGTACAGCCGGCCCCGAAGCGATCGCCGAGCGGATCCGCACCGCGATCCTCGAGCATCGGCTCGCGCCCGGCGCGAAGCTGACGGAGGCGCAGCTCTGCGACGTGTTCAGCGTGAAGCGCGGGACGATCCGGCAGGCGCTCGCGCTGCTCGCGGCCGACAAGCTGGTCGATCTCGAGCCGAACCGCGGTGCGTTCGTCGCGAGTCCGACGCTGCAGGACGTGCACGAGGTGTTCGAGATGCGCCGGATCATCGAGCTGGCCGTCGTCGAGCGGCTCGCGACGGGGCCGGGCGCAAAGCGGCTGAAGGGCGTCGCCGCGCTGATCGACAAGGAGCGCAAGGCGTTCGAGCGGCACGATTTCGCGGCGTGGATCCGCCTGTCGGGCGAATTCCATACGGCGCTCGCGGCGCTGACGGGCAATGCGACGCTCTGCGAGTGCCTCGACGGGCTCGTCGCACGCTCGACGCTGATGTCGGCGCTGTACGAGTCGCACGGGCGCAGCCCGTGCTCGTGCGACGACCACGACGAGATCCTGAGCGCGCTGGAAGCAGGGGATCCGAAGCGGGCGGTGACGCTGATGGCGCACCACCTGCAGCATGTCGAACTGAAGA
- the ldcA gene encoding muramoyltetrapeptide carboxypeptidase, whose product MSFQPAASYTIRLLAPSGYPHDPDAINRALERLSGAQQRIENIEATQRRFQRFGGTDGERAGDLNRLADPERALPDIGLAVRGGYGAARILHGLDYRGLERRLRDQPIALVGHSDFTAIQLALYAKARIKTFGGPMLSADFGAETLSDFTMQHFWQTLSQPTTTIIAEAPQVQTVNVTGTLWGGNLAILTSLVGTPYMPDIEGGILFIEDVNEQPFRIERMIYQLHLSGLLARQQALVLGQFTGARPFDYDNGYDMQAMIDQVRSVIGIPVVTGLQFGHVPDLLTLPFGAHAQLVANAHGFRLTLSDYPHLG is encoded by the coding sequence ATGTCCTTCCAGCCCGCCGCGTCCTACACCATCCGCCTGCTGGCGCCGTCCGGTTATCCGCATGATCCCGACGCGATCAATCGCGCGCTCGAACGCCTGAGCGGCGCGCAGCAGCGCATCGAGAACATCGAGGCGACGCAGCGCCGCTTTCAGCGTTTCGGCGGGACCGACGGCGAGCGAGCAGGCGACCTGAATCGCCTGGCGGATCCGGAGCGCGCGCTGCCGGACATCGGGCTCGCGGTGCGCGGCGGCTACGGCGCCGCCCGCATCCTGCACGGGCTCGACTATCGCGGGCTCGAGCGCCGTTTGCGCGACCAGCCGATCGCGCTGGTGGGCCACAGCGACTTCACCGCGATCCAGCTCGCGCTGTACGCGAAGGCGCGCATCAAGACCTTCGGCGGCCCGATGCTGTCGGCCGACTTCGGCGCGGAAACACTGAGCGACTTCACGATGCAACACTTCTGGCAGACGCTGTCGCAGCCGACCACGACGATCATCGCCGAAGCGCCGCAGGTGCAGACCGTGAACGTGACGGGCACGCTGTGGGGCGGCAATCTCGCGATCCTGACGTCGCTCGTCGGCACGCCGTACATGCCCGATATCGAAGGCGGCATCCTGTTCATCGAGGACGTCAACGAGCAGCCGTTCCGGATCGAACGGATGATCTATCAGCTGCATCTGTCGGGGCTGCTCGCGCGCCAGCAGGCGCTCGTGCTCGGGCAGTTCACGGGCGCGCGGCCGTTCGACTACGACAACGGCTACGACATGCAGGCGATGATCGACCAGGTGCGCTCGGTGATCGGCATCCCGGTCGTCACGGGGCTGCAGTTCGGTCACGTGCCCGACCTGCTGACGCTGCCGTTCGGCGCGCACGCGCAGCTCGTCGCGAATGCGCACGGTTTCCGGCTTACGCTGTCGGACTATCCGCATCTCGGCTGA
- the tadA gene encoding tRNA adenosine(34) deaminase TadA — MSTDALHDAAAGSAASTDSPVPEAAPVSARDLHFMRLAQAAAEEARAAGEVPVGAVLVCGDEVIARGFNHPIGGHDPSAHAEMAALRMAAQHLQNYRMPGCELYVTLEPCLMCAGAIMHARIARVVYGAADPKTGACGSVIDAFANPQLNHHTEVTGGVLADECGAALKSFFAERRRALREARLARDAEAGAS, encoded by the coding sequence GTGAGCACCGACGCGCTGCACGACGCGGCAGCCGGATCCGCAGCCTCTACCGATTCTCCCGTTCCCGAAGCCGCACCCGTGTCGGCGCGCGACCTGCATTTCATGCGTCTCGCGCAGGCCGCCGCCGAAGAGGCGCGCGCGGCCGGCGAAGTGCCGGTCGGCGCCGTGCTGGTGTGCGGCGACGAGGTAATCGCGCGCGGCTTCAACCATCCGATCGGCGGGCACGACCCGTCGGCCCATGCGGAAATGGCCGCGCTGCGCATGGCCGCGCAGCATCTGCAGAATTACCGAATGCCCGGCTGCGAGCTGTACGTGACGCTCGAGCCATGCCTGATGTGCGCGGGCGCGATCATGCACGCCCGCATCGCACGGGTCGTCTACGGCGCCGCCGATCCGAAGACGGGTGCCTGCGGCAGCGTGATCGACGCGTTCGCAAATCCGCAGCTCAACCACCATACCGAGGTGACCGGCGGCGTGCTCGCCGACGAGTGCGGCGCCGCGCTGAAGTCGTTCTTCGCGGAACGCCGCCGCGCGCTGCGTGAAGCGCGGCTCGCTCGCGACGCCGAAGCCGGCGCGTCATAA
- a CDS encoding DnaJ family domain-containing protein, with product MRLLDALVEQRIAAAAARGEFDDLPGTGAPQALDDDLLVPEEVRVANRILKNAGFVPPAVEQLRALRNLQDELQAVSDRAARCRLQAKILALDMALESLRGGPMVMPRDYCRRIAERLCERGLDDMPAEAGPM from the coding sequence ATGAGACTGCTTGACGCACTGGTCGAACAACGAATCGCCGCCGCCGCCGCGCGGGGCGAGTTCGACGATTTGCCGGGTACCGGCGCGCCGCAGGCGCTGGATGACGACCTGCTCGTACCCGAGGAGGTGCGGGTGGCCAACCGTATCCTGAAGAACGCGGGCTTCGTGCCGCCGGCTGTCGAGCAATTGCGCGCGCTGCGCAACCTGCAGGACGAACTGCAGGCGGTCAGCGACCGCGCCGCGCGTTGCCGGTTGCAGGCGAAGATCCTCGCGCTCGACATGGCGCTCGAATCGCTGCGCGGCGGCCCGATGGTGATGCCGCGCGACTATTGCCGGCGCATCGCGGAGCGTCTCTGCGAACGCGGGCTCGACGACATGCCCGCCGAAGCGGGGCCGATGTGA
- a CDS encoding MFS transporter, with amino-acid sequence MPDSRYRWVIVAAGGLMGCIAIGAMFSLPVFLRAIARDTGWSMTGISGAMTLGFLAMAFASIGWGSLSDRIGTRAVVVTGAVLLSASVALASRAPSLLAFQLIFGLAVGSATAAVFAPMMACVTGWFDTHRSLAVSLVSAGMGMAPMTMSPLAAWLVSGHGWRTSMLAIAALAAVVMIPASLLVRRAPALDVTHAGPLDGPTPAGGSATAPLSVGGALRSPQFLVLLLTNFFCCATHSGPIFHTVSYAVTCGIPLIAAVSIYSVEGLAGMGGRIAFGLLGDRLGAKRMLVAGLLAQALGALGYYFVRTLDGFYVVATLFGFIYAGVMPLYAVLARENFPLRMMGTVIGGCAMAGSLGMAAGPVAGGLIVDALGSYGWLYLGSFAIGIGAFLVAMMFRPFPKERSQPIAA; translated from the coding sequence ATGCCTGATTCCCGCTATCGCTGGGTGATCGTCGCCGCGGGCGGCCTGATGGGCTGCATCGCGATCGGCGCGATGTTCTCGCTGCCCGTGTTCTTGCGGGCCATTGCACGCGACACCGGCTGGTCGATGACCGGCATTTCCGGCGCGATGACGCTCGGCTTCCTCGCGATGGCCTTCGCGAGCATCGGTTGGGGCAGCCTGTCGGATCGCATCGGCACGCGCGCGGTGGTCGTGACGGGCGCTGTGCTGCTGTCGGCGAGCGTCGCGCTCGCGAGCCGTGCGCCGTCGCTGCTCGCGTTCCAGCTGATTTTCGGGCTGGCCGTCGGCAGTGCGACGGCCGCGGTGTTCGCGCCGATGATGGCCTGCGTGACCGGCTGGTTCGACACGCACCGCAGCCTCGCGGTATCGCTGGTGTCGGCCGGCATGGGCATGGCGCCGATGACGATGTCGCCGCTCGCGGCCTGGCTCGTGTCGGGCCACGGCTGGCGCACGTCGATGCTGGCGATCGCCGCGCTGGCCGCCGTCGTGATGATCCCGGCGTCGCTGCTCGTGCGCCGTGCGCCCGCGCTCGATGTGACGCACGCCGGGCCACTCGACGGGCCGACGCCGGCAGGCGGGTCCGCGACCGCGCCGCTGTCGGTCGGCGGCGCGCTGCGCTCTCCGCAGTTCCTCGTGCTGCTGCTGACCAACTTCTTCTGCTGCGCGACGCACTCCGGCCCGATCTTCCATACGGTCAGCTACGCGGTGACCTGCGGGATCCCGCTGATCGCCGCAGTGTCGATCTACAGCGTCGAGGGGCTCGCGGGCATGGGCGGACGCATCGCGTTCGGGCTGCTGGGCGACCGCCTCGGCGCGAAGCGCATGCTGGTGGCGGGGCTGCTCGCGCAGGCGCTGGGCGCGCTCGGCTATTACTTCGTGCGCACGCTGGACGGGTTCTACGTTGTCGCGACACTGTTCGGCTTCATCTATGCGGGCGTGATGCCGCTCTATGCGGTGCTCGCGCGCGAGAACTTCCCGCTGCGGATGATGGGCACCGTGATCGGCGGCTGCGCGATGGCCGGCAGCCTCGGGATGGCGGCGGGGCCGGTCGCCGGCGGCCTCATCGTCGATGCGCTGGGCAGCTACGGCTGGCTGTACCTCGGATCGTTCGCGATCGGCATCGGCGCGTTCCTCGTGGCGATGATGTTCCGGCCGTTTCCCAAGGAGCGGTCGCAGCCGATCGCCGCATGA
- a CDS encoding GntR family transcriptional regulator, whose protein sequence is MTQPNVVPLSAAPLYVQIKDTLRARILDGTYAPHSRMPSEHELCAMFDVSRITVRQALGDLQKEGLLFKLHGKGTFVSKPKAFQNVTSLQGFAEAMSSMGYEIVNQLRSVRTVKADRHLATKLNVPEGAPLVEIHRVRLLNREPVSLEQTWVPEALGKRLAGADLATRDIFLILENDCGVPLGHADVSIDAILADDEIVDALRVEESSPVLRIERLTHDASGTPIDYEHLYFRGDAFQYRLRIDRQKALQPARNPQ, encoded by the coding sequence ATGACCCAACCCAACGTCGTGCCGCTGTCGGCGGCCCCGCTCTACGTGCAGATCAAGGACACGCTGCGCGCACGGATCCTCGACGGCACCTATGCGCCGCACAGCCGGATGCCGTCCGAGCACGAACTGTGCGCGATGTTCGACGTGAGCCGCATCACCGTGCGCCAGGCGCTCGGCGACCTGCAGAAGGAAGGCCTGCTGTTCAAGTTGCACGGCAAGGGCACCTTCGTGTCGAAGCCGAAGGCGTTCCAGAATGTGACGTCGCTGCAGGGCTTCGCCGAGGCGATGTCGTCGATGGGCTACGAGATCGTCAACCAGCTGCGCAGCGTTCGCACCGTGAAGGCCGACCGCCATCTCGCGACGAAGCTGAACGTGCCGGAAGGCGCGCCGCTCGTCGAGATCCACCGCGTGCGGCTGCTCAACCGCGAGCCCGTGTCGCTCGAGCAGACGTGGGTGCCCGAGGCGCTCGGCAAGCGGCTCGCGGGCGCGGATCTCGCGACCCGCGACATCTTCCTGATCCTCGAGAACGACTGCGGCGTGCCGCTCGGCCACGCCGACGTGTCGATCGACGCGATCCTCGCCGACGATGAAATCGTCGATGCGCTGCGCGTCGAGGAAAGCAGCCCCGTGCTGCGTATCGAGCGCCTGACGCACGACGCGTCGGGCACACCGATCGACTACGAACACCTGTACTTCCGCGGCGACGCCTTCCAGTACCGGTTGCGCATCGATCGGCAGAAGGCGCTCCAACCTGCAAGGAACCCGCAATGA